The Deltaproteobacteria bacterium CG11_big_fil_rev_8_21_14_0_20_49_13 sequence TAGCATAGGGGTTCTCTTTTTGCAAGGGTCTAATGAATAATCGTTTCAAAGGCATAGAGGGTGAAGAGATAGCCAAAAAACACCTTATGGATCAAGGATATAGCGTTTTGGAACATGGTTTCAGGTGTAATACAGGCGAGATAGATCTTATAGCTAAAAAGGGCGGAGAAATTTATTTTATAGAGGTAAAGACTCGCTGGTCCGACACTTTTGGAAACCCTTTAGAG is a genomic window containing:
- a CDS encoding YraN family protein, producing the protein MNNRFKGIEGEEIAKKHLMDQGYSVLEHGFRCNTGEIDLIAKKGGEIYFIEVKTRWSDTFGNPLEAITPFKQKRIIKAAKLYLAKNRIDACCHLSAIGVDMSKDEPKVEFIEDAFEIN